The following are from one region of the Flavobacteriaceae bacterium UJ101 genome:
- a CDS encoding gluconate 5-dehydrogenase (Catalyzes a reversible reduction of 5-ketoglutanate to form D-gluconate. Dependent on NADP, almost inactive with NAD (By similarity); Belongs to the short-chain dehydrogenases/reductases (SDR) family.; KEGG: sei:SPC_4615 gluconate 5-dehydrogenase), translated as MKKNILITGTSTGVGFESAILFAKNNYRVYATMRNLKKADALKAKIAEENLDIEILSLDVTDLESINQAVSTVIEQEGKIDVLLNNAGAGFAKTTEHASEEEIKWVTDVNYHGVVFCTQAVLPYMRKQKSGEIISVTSVGGLIGQPFNELYCGAKFAVEGYMEALATYVSDAFNIKISCVEPGGISTEFMTSAIQKTTTTEGLATGEYLPIFERYMAGSQKRASESTEPIYQTGLQVAEVILEVTKADKAPLRVRTSSWAEAFCKIKTESDPDGTKVVEQIKGSFL; from the coding sequence ATGAAAAAAAATATTTTAATTACAGGAACTTCAACAGGTGTTGGGTTTGAAAGTGCTATTTTATTTGCAAAAAATAACTATAGGGTATATGCAACTATGCGAAATCTTAAAAAGGCAGATGCTCTTAAAGCAAAAATTGCAGAAGAAAACTTAGATATTGAAATATTATCTTTGGATGTCACAGACCTTGAATCTATTAATCAAGCAGTTAGTACCGTTATAGAGCAAGAGGGGAAGATAGATGTTTTATTAAATAACGCTGGAGCCGGTTTTGCAAAAACAACAGAGCATGCTTCTGAGGAGGAAATAAAATGGGTTACGGATGTTAATTATCACGGTGTCGTTTTCTGTACACAGGCCGTTTTACCTTATATGAGAAAACAAAAATCAGGTGAAATTATTAGTGTAACTTCGGTGGGAGGTTTAATTGGACAACCATTTAATGAATTGTATTGTGGAGCAAAATTTGCGGTAGAAGGCTATATGGAAGCACTCGCAACTTATGTCTCAGATGCTTTCAATATTAAGATTTCATGTGTTGAACCAGGTGGAATTTCAACGGAATTTATGACTTCTGCTATTCAAAAGACTACAACAACAGAAGGTTTAGCGACAGGGGAGTATTTGCCTATTTTTGAACGATATATGGCTGGTAGTCAAAAACGAGCTAGTGAGAGTACAGAGCCTATATATCAAACAGGACTTCAAGTAGCGGAAGTTATTCTTGAAGTTACAAAAGCAGATAAAGCGCCACTTAGAGTTCGTACTTCTAGCTGGGCAGAAGCTTTTTGTAAAATAAAAACAGAATCTGATCCAGATGGAACAAAAGTAGTTGAGCAAATAAAAGGTAGTTTTTTATAA
- a CDS encoding resolvase/recombinase (Site-specific recombination protein; Belongs to the site-specific recombinase resolvase family; Contains 1 resolvase/invertase-type recombinase catalytic domain.) has product MKIGYARVSKSDGSQLLDLQIDALKNEGVNEDYIYHDTTSGTKSNREGLDACLKSLREGDVLVVWKLDRLGRNLKHLVNIIYDLSDKGIGFKVLSGKGATIDTTTSSGKLIFGIFASLAEFERELIRERTIAGLRSARARGRKGGRKFKLTKAQVRMAQAAMKNRDTMVNELAQELGIKRQALYRYVGPNGELREHGQKVLNTSNHF; this is encoded by the coding sequence ATGAAAATTGGATACGCTAGGGTTTCAAAATCAGACGGAAGTCAACTTTTAGATTTGCAAATAGATGCATTAAAAAATGAAGGAGTAAATGAAGATTATATTTATCACGATACTACTTCTGGAACAAAAAGCAATCGAGAAGGATTAGATGCCTGTTTAAAATCCTTACGTGAAGGTGATGTTTTAGTGGTATGGAAATTAGATCGTCTGGGTAGAAATTTAAAGCACCTGGTTAATATCATTTATGATTTATCTGATAAAGGAATTGGATTTAAAGTTCTTTCAGGAAAAGGAGCAACTATTGATACAACAACATCTTCAGGCAAACTCATCTTTGGTATTTTTGCTTCACTAGCTGAGTTTGAAAGAGAATTAATCAGGGAACGAACCATTGCAGGCCTTCGATCAGCTCGTGCGAGAGGAAGAAAAGGTGGAAGAAAGTTTAAATTAACCAAAGCTCAAGTTCGTATGGCACAAGCTGCTATGAAAAATAGAGATACCATGGTCAATGAATTAGCTCAAGAACTCGGAATTAAAAGACAAGCCTTGTATCGATATGTAGGCCCGAATGGAGAACTTAGAGAACATGGGCAAAAAGTATTAAATACTTCCAATCATTTTTAA
- a CDS encoding transposase for transposon Tn1546 (Required for transposition of transposon Tn1546. Belongs to the transposase 7 family.), with protein sequence MPLINLLKESEISEFENPIKLTDKEKDSFFLFKSADFEKLNFRKKISQIGFILQLGYFKSNKKFFNIEQFYEEDIKHVSKLLDIDNKINIFKYGTILYNHRKKILDILGYRDFNSFKPTFEKEAEALVKTSLKPKAIFYSLIDFLEEHKVEQPRYYVFAETISKALNAFEVNLTNQLDEILTEDKKKTLDDLIALPVSTDEKITAKNPYLITKLKKPIQSKATKKIQASMKEFLIVKDLYQSYGSTLHQMGLSEELLNYYASWVIKAEHIQFDSIRNPSLKRLYLICFIMYQYRLRQDYFIDTLLTSYQSFYNKAEQNANNNLIEQQTNQKYSNQKKNFNNIKNIVRSSRDEGKQARTILYKSSYNQSEQIIHLKEIFPMESESLETLLLRELNKIEPINILTIKNKLIYKELSKSYLKLQKKVSSIIKNLEFNEVTSDPKIMEAINFYKKHNGKLNDYAPMDFISDGNDRKSVKEDMKEHGMHLYKVILVKEICRHIKAGSLNLISSEKYKFIDEYLIDIEDFNTHRENYLYRANLEKLGDYNAFILQMKQELEDHYTSSNIKLKENSHIKFDKDGKPKVSTPKSKENELVNPIDLYGKDQYLSLTDVLSQLHPLTNIADCFTHFSRKTSKQELPNDVLFASIIGLGCNIGVRKMGKISKGITEDKLDYAVRWYFSKENLDQANKNIIDMTDELELSKLFIERENELHTSSDGQKFGVSVPSLHARYSYKYFGHGKGVTAYSFIDEKNRLFYNTVITASEREASSILDGLMHNEDIESTIHSSDTHGYTEVIFGICNALDILFAPRIKTMHTQKRYTFKENNRKYYEKREYKILPSKVDSYINIKLLEQQWENILRVLCSIKLKYSKASDILRRLNSYSKQNPLYKGLKELGKIYKTIFILRYYSEVELRQSIEKQLNKVELSHQFAKAIFFGNNQEFKVGTKEEQELALGCRHLIQNSIILYNYLFLSEKLSEIKEKEEYETTLEQIKQSSVMTWYHINLYGEYNFKVSNKLQFNLNKIQKLKLE encoded by the coding sequence ATGCCATTAATAAATTTACTTAAAGAAAGTGAAATTTCAGAATTTGAAAATCCAATAAAATTAACTGATAAAGAAAAAGATTCATTTTTTCTATTTAAAAGTGCTGATTTTGAAAAGTTGAATTTCAGAAAAAAGATTTCCCAAATAGGATTTATTTTACAACTCGGATATTTTAAGTCCAATAAGAAATTTTTTAATATAGAACAATTCTATGAAGAAGATATTAAACATGTATCGAAATTGTTAGATATTGATAATAAAATTAATATTTTTAAATATGGAACAATATTATATAATCATCGCAAAAAAATCCTTGATATATTAGGCTATCGTGATTTTAATAGTTTTAAACCTACTTTTGAAAAAGAAGCAGAAGCTTTGGTTAAAACCTCATTAAAACCCAAAGCCATTTTCTATTCATTAATTGATTTTCTTGAAGAACATAAAGTTGAACAACCTCGTTATTATGTTTTTGCTGAAACCATCAGTAAAGCTTTAAATGCTTTTGAGGTGAATTTAACAAATCAATTGGATGAAATTCTAACCGAGGATAAAAAGAAAACCCTAGATGATCTTATTGCATTACCTGTTTCTACAGATGAGAAAATAACAGCTAAAAATCCCTATCTAATTACCAAGCTCAAGAAACCCATCCAAAGTAAAGCCACTAAAAAAATACAAGCCAGTATGAAAGAATTCTTAATTGTAAAAGACCTCTATCAAAGCTATGGTAGCACTCTTCATCAAATGGGATTATCCGAAGAGCTATTAAACTATTATGCTAGTTGGGTTATCAAAGCCGAACATATTCAGTTCGATTCCATTCGAAATCCTTCCTTAAAACGACTCTATTTGATTTGTTTTATTATGTATCAGTACCGATTAAGACAAGACTATTTTATCGATACTCTTTTAACCTCCTATCAAAGCTTTTATAACAAAGCCGAGCAAAATGCTAATAACAACCTAATAGAACAACAGACGAACCAGAAATATTCCAATCAGAAGAAAAACTTCAACAATATTAAAAACATAGTTCGTTCTTCTAGAGATGAAGGTAAACAAGCGCGTACTATTTTGTATAAATCATCCTATAATCAATCGGAACAAATCATACATCTCAAAGAAATATTTCCAATGGAATCTGAATCATTAGAGACATTATTACTAAGAGAACTTAATAAAATAGAGCCTATTAATATTTTAACCATTAAAAATAAGCTTATTTATAAAGAACTTTCTAAAAGCTACTTAAAACTACAAAAGAAAGTAAGCTCCATAATTAAAAACCTTGAATTTAATGAAGTTACTTCTGATCCTAAGATTATGGAAGCCATTAATTTCTATAAAAAACATAACGGTAAATTAAATGATTATGCACCTATGGACTTTATATCTGATGGAAATGATAGAAAATCCGTCAAAGAAGATATGAAAGAACATGGTATGCATTTATATAAAGTAATCCTTGTAAAGGAAATATGTAGGCATATAAAAGCGGGTTCTTTAAATCTAATAAGCTCAGAGAAATATAAATTCATTGATGAGTATTTGATTGATATAGAAGATTTCAATACCCATAGAGAAAACTACCTTTATAGAGCTAATTTAGAAAAGTTGGGTGATTATAATGCTTTCATCCTTCAAATGAAACAAGAGCTTGAGGATCACTATACAAGTTCCAATATTAAATTAAAGGAGAATTCTCATATCAAATTTGATAAAGACGGAAAACCAAAGGTTAGTACTCCAAAATCAAAAGAAAATGAACTTGTAAATCCAATTGATTTATACGGCAAAGATCAGTATTTATCTTTGACCGATGTTTTATCACAGCTTCATCCTCTTACAAATATAGCAGATTGTTTTACTCATTTCAGTAGAAAGACTTCCAAACAAGAACTTCCTAACGATGTGTTATTTGCTTCTATTATTGGGTTAGGATGCAATATTGGAGTGAGAAAAATGGGTAAAATATCCAAAGGAATTACAGAAGATAAATTAGATTATGCTGTAAGATGGTACTTTAGCAAAGAAAATTTAGACCAGGCTAATAAGAATATTATTGATATGACTGATGAACTTGAACTTTCTAAATTATTTATAGAAAGAGAAAACGAACTACACACTTCAAGTGATGGTCAAAAGTTTGGAGTAAGTGTACCTTCACTTCATGCACGATACTCCTACAAATACTTTGGTCATGGAAAAGGGGTAACGGCTTATAGTTTTATAGATGAGAAAAACAGATTGTTTTACAACACTGTTATTACTGCTTCTGAAAGGGAAGCAAGCTCTATACTTGATGGATTAATGCATAACGAAGATATTGAAAGTACCATTCATTCTTCAGATACACATGGCTATACAGAAGTGATTTTTGGTATTTGTAATGCTTTAGATATATTATTCGCTCCTCGAATTAAAACGATGCATACTCAAAAACGGTACACTTTTAAAGAAAACAATCGAAAATACTATGAAAAAAGGGAGTATAAGATTCTTCCTTCAAAAGTAGACAGTTATATTAATATCAAATTATTAGAACAGCAATGGGAAAATATACTACGTGTACTGTGTTCTATCAAGTTAAAATACTCCAAGGCTTCAGATATTTTAAGAAGACTTAATTCCTATTCAAAACAAAATCCTCTGTACAAAGGATTAAAAGAGTTAGGAAAGATATACAAAACCATTTTTATTTTACGGTATTATTCAGAAGTAGAATTAAGGCAATCGATAGAAAAACAACTTAATAAAGTAGAATTATCCCATCAGTTTGCCAAGGCTATTTTCTTTGGAAATAATCAAGAGTTTAAGGTCGGAACAAAAGAAGAACAGGAGTTAGCATTAGGGTGTAGGCATCTCATTCAAAATTCTATTATACTTTATAACTATTTATTTTTATCTGAAAAACTTTCTGAAATCAAAGAAAAAGAAGAATACGAAACTACTTTAGAACAAATAAAACAAAGTTCAGTAATGACTTGGTATCATATAAACCTTTACGGAGAGTATAATTTTAAAGTTAGTAATAAATTACAATTTAATCTAAACAAGATACAAAAGTTAAAACTTGAATAA
- a CDS encoding HTH-type transcriptional repressor Bm3R1 (Negatively controls the expression of the cytochrome p450BM-3 gene at the transcriptional level. Contains 1 HTH tetR-type DNA-binding domain.) — MNKKETILASALQLLTETGIHNTPMSAIAKVAGTGMGTIYNYFPNKELLINEIYVSIKAKEMSIFIDFDKSKPIRTQFELYFTSIIEFFIQNPLYFKFMEQLQASPIITEESREAGKKLISPVIELLNTGKEQRIIKNIESSELLIFISGSILSYLRWYFNEMKTNNTSLKNQMNLVWDAIKE; from the coding sequence GTGAATAAGAAAGAAACCATATTAGCTTCAGCACTTCAACTTCTTACAGAAACAGGAATCCATAATACTCCTATGTCTGCAATCGCAAAAGTAGCGGGTACTGGAATGGGGACCATTTATAATTATTTTCCTAACAAGGAATTATTAATTAATGAGATTTATGTTAGTATAAAAGCTAAAGAAATGTCTATTTTTATAGATTTTGACAAAAGTAAGCCAATCAGAACCCAATTTGAGTTATATTTTACATCAATAATTGAATTTTTTATACAAAACCCATTGTATTTTAAATTTATGGAGCAATTACAAGCCTCACCAATTATTACTGAAGAAAGTAGAGAAGCAGGAAAAAAATTAATTTCACCTGTTATTGAATTACTCAATACAGGAAAGGAACAACGAATTATTAAAAATATAGAATCAAGTGAATTGTTAATATTTATAAGTGGTTCAATATTATCTTATTTGAGATGGTATTTTAATGAAATGAAAACGAATAATACATCGCTTAAAAATCAAATGAATTTGGTTTGGGATGCGATTAAAGAATAA
- a CDS encoding putative response regulatory protein (Contains 1 HTH LytTR-type DNA-binding domain; Contains 1 response regulatory domain.) → MQCVIIDDEPLAVDVLETYINQIEGLKIVAKCNNPLDAITLLNKHQVDLVFLDIEMPNLTGLDLIKTVDNIPQFIFTTAYPQYALEGFELNATDYLVKPIPFQRFLKAVYRAKEKYELEQSITTQSNTSSEKPNNDFIFVKSEYENIKVNLQDIEYIEGLKDYIKIHLKDQAKPLLTLSSFKAILEKLPLNFIRTHRSYIVNIDCIRALQKSNVVINNIRIPIGETYKEEVLKRLGL, encoded by the coding sequence ATGCAGTGTGTAATTATAGATGATGAGCCATTGGCAGTAGATGTTTTAGAAACCTATATCAATCAAATAGAAGGTCTGAAAATTGTTGCCAAATGTAATAATCCATTAGATGCCATAACATTATTAAATAAACATCAAGTAGATTTAGTGTTTTTAGATATAGAAATGCCTAATTTAACAGGATTAGATTTGATAAAAACAGTTGACAATATTCCACAATTTATCTTTACAACAGCTTATCCACAGTACGCTTTAGAAGGCTTTGAATTAAATGCAACTGATTATTTGGTAAAACCTATTCCGTTTCAACGCTTTTTAAAAGCAGTTTATCGAGCTAAAGAGAAATATGAATTAGAACAGTCTATTACAACACAATCAAATACTTCTTCTGAAAAACCGAATAACGACTTTATTTTTGTGAAATCTGAATATGAAAACATTAAGGTTAACTTACAAGATATAGAATACATTGAGGGATTAAAAGATTATATAAAAATTCATCTTAAAGATCAAGCAAAACCTTTATTAACATTATCAAGTTTTAAAGCAATCTTAGAAAAACTACCTTTAAATTTTATTCGAACACACCGTTCTTATATTGTTAATATTGATTGTATTAGGGCTTTGCAAAAATCTAATGTTGTTATTAATAATATTCGTATTCCTATTGGAGAAACCTATAAAGAAGAAGTTTTAAAACGATTGGGTTTGTAA
- a CDS encoding histidine kinase (Member of the two-component regulatory system LytS/LytT that probably regulates genes involved in cell wall metabolism. Contains 1 GAF domain; Contains 1 histidine kinase domain.; KEGG: pbd:PBOR_13635 two-component system, sensor histidine kinase YesM) produces the protein MIHIFIWAILYSVVLFFVYSEGNEITLKICLRITFGAVVFYTNYSLLVPHLLLKKKKTPYLLSIIVLLIVTYLIISNVFYFDFYRNQNLLDKRPSKFIIIIFFNTVIIIIGTIIRVYEQWIKNDRIKTEIEVQKNKTELEVLKNQLNPHFLFNSLNSIYSLTVKKSNDAPEAVIMLSELMRYMLYKANENKVLLKEDLQYIENYIRLQYIRIAKNENVKMNISGAISIQKISPLLFISYIENAFKYGTDFNGNTEIKIDISVKDDELQFKCINIIGNRTKNKESSGIGMQNAKNRLELLYPDKHWLTTVEKDNKFMVNLKLKLD, from the coding sequence TTGATTCATATATTTATATGGGCAATATTGTATTCAGTTGTCCTGTTTTTTGTGTATTCAGAAGGTAATGAAATTACACTTAAAATTTGTTTGAGAATTACGTTTGGAGCTGTAGTTTTCTATACTAATTATAGTTTATTAGTGCCACATTTATTACTTAAGAAGAAGAAAACGCCTTATCTATTATCTATTATTGTTCTTTTAATAGTAACCTATTTGATCATTTCAAATGTATTCTATTTTGACTTTTATAGGAATCAAAATCTGTTAGATAAACGACCTTCAAAATTTATAATAATTATATTTTTCAATACAGTGATAATTATTATAGGAACCATAATTAGAGTGTACGAACAATGGATAAAAAACGATAGGATTAAAACAGAAATTGAAGTTCAAAAAAATAAAACAGAATTAGAAGTTCTTAAAAATCAACTAAATCCTCATTTTTTATTTAACTCTTTAAATAGTATTTATTCTTTAACCGTTAAAAAATCTAATGATGCACCAGAAGCCGTTATTATGCTTTCTGAATTAATGAGATATATGTTATATAAAGCGAATGAAAATAAAGTTTTACTTAAAGAAGATTTGCAATACATTGAGAATTATATAAGGCTTCAATATATTAGAATAGCAAAAAATGAAAATGTGAAAATGAATATCAGCGGTGCGATTTCCATTCAAAAAATTAGTCCTTTATTATTTATATCCTATATAGAAAATGCTTTTAAATATGGAACAGACTTTAATGGTAATACTGAGATCAAAATAGATATTAGTGTTAAAGACGACGAATTGCAATTTAAGTGTATTAACATAATAGGAAATAGGACTAAAAATAAGGAGAGCTCTGGTATTGGAATGCAAAATGCCAAAAATCGTTTAGAGTTATTATATCCTGATAAACATTGGTTAACAACAGTGGAAAAGGATAATAAATTTATGGTCAATTTAAAATTAAAATTAGATTAA
- a CDS encoding serine-type D-Ala-D-Ala carboxypeptidase (Its precise function is unknown. Has no penicillin- binding activity and is not involved in methicillin resistance.; KEGG: bcz:BCZK2932 D-alanyl-D-alanine carboxypeptidase) — protein MKEILITTICLACLISCKNTNDKISSTYIEQESQDKKILVSNKDDIKQINSNQIDSIVKIAIGDLEGVVGFAVGVVKDGKVLHAKGYGIKSVNTNEKVTKDTPFAIASNTKAFTTASLAILVDRKKIKWTDKVVKFIPEFKMYNDYVTNNFTIVDLLTHRSGLGLGAGDLMFFPDGSDFTMKDVLTCFQYFEPSSDFRTQYDYDNLLYLVAGEIIARVSKQSWKSFVHKEIINPLKMKNTYSEIGEVINLDKLARPHSFQDSLVPINHTQINSGVNGADGSILSSASDMCIWMLAHLNEGKYGNDLKKQLFSKEQQDEMWHIYTPIKKKSNSRYKNHFSGYGLGWYLSDVMGNLKVNHSGLGPGMVSEVIMIPDIELGIVVMSNSMKSYLLNAVVSRTLIDTFLNVEKYDYLKKAKDIQNRVKKEDSFTKEVWEKVEKNKFKSFAKESYIGIYKDPWFGKIEIYNRKGDLWFKSYRSPKLNGRMYLYDRDTFAIKWEYRDMNADAFATFSIGPQAKNGRKFIIRPVIT, from the coding sequence ATGAAAGAAATACTAATTACGACCATATGTCTAGCTTGTCTAATTTCTTGCAAGAACACAAATGATAAGATATCATCAACATACATTGAACAAGAAAGTCAAGATAAAAAAATACTTGTAAGCAATAAAGATGATATTAAGCAGATAAACTCTAATCAAATCGATAGTATAGTGAAAATAGCAATAGGTGATTTGGAAGGAGTAGTGGGTTTTGCGGTTGGGGTTGTTAAAGATGGTAAAGTACTACATGCTAAAGGTTATGGCATTAAATCTGTGAATACAAACGAAAAAGTAACTAAAGACACTCCTTTTGCCATAGCTTCAAATACTAAAGCTTTTACTACTGCATCATTAGCCATTCTTGTAGATCGTAAGAAAATTAAATGGACAGATAAAGTGGTCAAGTTTATTCCTGAGTTTAAAATGTACAATGATTATGTTACCAATAATTTTACTATAGTGGATCTTTTAACACATAGAAGTGGACTAGGCTTAGGAGCTGGCGATCTTATGTTTTTTCCTGATGGATCAGATTTCACCATGAAAGATGTTTTAACTTGCTTTCAATACTTTGAACCTTCATCTGATTTTAGAACTCAATATGATTATGATAATTTATTATACTTGGTTGCAGGTGAAATTATTGCAAGAGTAAGTAAACAAAGTTGGAAATCGTTTGTACATAAGGAGATTATTAATCCATTAAAAATGAAAAACACATATAGTGAGATAGGCGAAGTAATAAATTTAGATAAATTGGCCAGACCACATTCTTTTCAAGATTCTTTAGTACCAATAAATCATACTCAAATTAATTCTGGAGTTAACGGAGCGGATGGTTCTATTTTATCTAGTGCTTCAGACATGTGCATTTGGATGCTAGCTCATCTAAATGAAGGAAAATATGGTAACGATTTAAAAAAACAGCTTTTTTCTAAAGAACAACAGGATGAGATGTGGCACATTTACACTCCAATTAAAAAAAAATCAAACTCCAGATATAAAAATCACTTTTCGGGATATGGATTAGGATGGTATTTATCTGATGTTATGGGAAATTTAAAAGTAAACCATAGTGGATTAGGACCTGGAATGGTTTCTGAAGTTATTATGATTCCCGATATCGAATTAGGCATTGTGGTTATGAGTAATTCAATGAAATCATACTTGTTAAATGCGGTGGTATCAAGAACCCTCATAGATACGTTTCTTAATGTAGAAAAATATGATTATCTTAAAAAAGCTAAAGATATTCAAAATAGAGTTAAAAAAGAAGATTCCTTTACCAAGGAAGTATGGGAAAAAGTTGAGAAAAATAAATTCAAATCTTTTGCTAAAGAAAGCTATATAGGTATTTATAAAGATCCTTGGTTTGGGAAAATCGAAATCTATAATAGAAAAGGTGATTTGTGGTTTAAATCGTATCGATCACCTAAACTTAATGGTAGAATGTATTTATATGATAGAGATACTTTTGCCATAAAATGGGAATATCGTGACATGAATGCTGATGCATTCGCTACATTCTCTATAGGGCCTCAAGCCAAAAATGGGAGAAAATTTATAATAAGACCTGTAATTACATGA